In one window of Gemmatimonadales bacterium DNA:
- a CDS encoding NUDIX hydrolase: protein MTLKHADVIHQGRIIRLEEHTVEFPDGTEGKLDVVRHPGAAAVVPFLDDPTAKDPRILLIRHFRHAAGGWLWEIPAGKLDAGEAAHPERCAKRELQEETGYSAEAVTHLLSIVTTPGFSDEVIHLYMATGLTKGEHAREADEFMELHEFPLSKVRKMIQDKEITDGKSLVALLFVQCYKVDT, encoded by the coding sequence GTGACCCTCAAGCACGCCGACGTCATTCATCAGGGCCGCATCATTCGGCTCGAGGAGCACACCGTCGAGTTCCCCGACGGCACCGAAGGGAAGCTCGATGTTGTGCGGCACCCGGGGGCGGCCGCCGTGGTTCCGTTCCTCGATGATCCCACCGCCAAGGACCCCCGCATTCTGCTCATCCGGCATTTCCGCCACGCCGCTGGCGGCTGGCTCTGGGAAATCCCCGCGGGGAAGCTCGACGCCGGAGAAGCAGCGCATCCCGAGCGGTGCGCAAAGCGTGAGCTGCAGGAGGAGACCGGGTACTCGGCGGAGGCCGTCACCCACTTGCTGTCGATCGTGACGACGCCCGGATTTTCCGACGAGGTGATTCACCTATATATGGCCACCGGGTTGACCAAGGGGGAGCACGCCAGGGAGGCAGATGAATTCATGGAATTGCACGAGTTTCCCCTGTCAAAGGTTCGTAAGATGATACAAGACAAGGAGATAACCGACGGGAAGAGCCTGGTGGCCCTGTTGTTTGTACAATGTTACAAAGTAGATACTTGA
- a CDS encoding VanZ family protein: MTTPPRPSLVGILDRARLPARVAFVGILLLATLSSFDFSPDTARVAWRLGRALDPHIGARDAIDALRNLALFAGWGVVWMATAAAGRTSRQLLLALLTGAAISLSVETAQLFSATRNASIVDVLTNTVGTAIGALAFVFLVRLAASLKGHRSFVGIPARAIAGPYGLACFIEATVPLLRQDEVFGASGGPFARMSIALGSFTWRSLLDLPIEDFFLFLPAGMFAVAALVEADLGYAAARTRVVLYGAALAVLAELLHGPNGQPIIAGAVVVHALAIAAGAFLAAALLPDFSKAVRGAARPRWVLRFLAALIALWALRPWVPEFLPLSDRLSHDWWVPLAALGGRMDVFSVADVVGPFCLYIPLGALLAVWPWRRTGWLGNLWPAVWLAFGTEALQLVVQGRFVDVTDPLIQVSGAIIGWTIIRRAGYHPYGESHS; this comes from the coding sequence TTGACCACACCCCCACGCCCTTCCCTCGTCGGCATCCTCGACCGCGCACGCCTCCCGGCGCGTGTGGCGTTCGTTGGCATCCTCCTCCTCGCCACGCTCTCTTCCTTTGACTTCAGCCCCGACACCGCGCGGGTGGCTTGGCGGCTGGGCCGAGCGCTCGATCCGCACATCGGCGCGCGCGATGCGATCGACGCGCTCCGCAACCTGGCGCTCTTCGCCGGCTGGGGTGTCGTCTGGATGGCCACCGCCGCCGCGGGCCGGACCAGCAGGCAGCTGCTCCTGGCCCTCCTGACCGGCGCCGCCATCAGCCTGAGCGTGGAAACCGCGCAGCTCTTCTCTGCCACCAGGAACGCCAGCATAGTCGACGTGCTTACCAACACGGTCGGCACCGCGATCGGCGCGCTTGCCTTCGTCTTCCTCGTCCGGCTCGCCGCCTCGCTCAAGGGACATCGCTCGTTCGTCGGCATCCCGGCACGCGCCATCGCGGGACCGTACGGCCTGGCCTGTTTCATCGAGGCGACGGTCCCCCTCCTCCGACAGGACGAGGTGTTCGGCGCCTCGGGGGGGCCGTTCGCGCGAATGAGCATCGCGCTTGGCTCGTTCACCTGGCGATCACTGCTCGACCTGCCGATCGAGGACTTCTTCCTCTTCCTGCCCGCCGGCATGTTCGCCGTCGCAGCCCTGGTCGAAGCGGACCTCGGATATGCTGCGGCGCGCACTCGTGTGGTGCTGTACGGTGCCGCGCTCGCGGTGCTCGCCGAGTTGCTGCACGGTCCGAACGGGCAGCCAATCATTGCCGGCGCGGTGGTCGTCCACGCGTTGGCCATTGCCGCCGGTGCGTTCCTCGCGGCGGCTCTCCTCCCCGATTTCTCCAAGGCGGTGCGCGGCGCCGCACGCCCCCGCTGGGTGCTTCGTTTCCTCGCGGCGCTCATTGCCCTGTGGGCACTCCGACCGTGGGTTCCGGAATTCCTTCCCCTTTCCGATCGCCTCTCCCATGACTGGTGGGTGCCGCTCGCCGCACTCGGTGGGCGCATGGATGTCTTCAGCGTGGCCGACGTCGTTGGACCTTTCTGTCTCTACATCCCCCTCGGCGCACTGCTCGCCGTCTGGCCGTGGCGCCGAACGGGGTGGCTGGGCAATCTCTGGCCCGCCGTCTGGCTCGCCTTCGGCACCGAAGCGCTGCAGCTCGTCGTGCAGGGTCGCTTCGTCGATGTGACCGATCCACTGATCCAGGTTTCCGGCGCCATCATCGGATGGACCATCATTCGACGCGCCGGCTATCACCCCTACGGAGAGAGCCATTCGTGA
- a CDS encoding macro domain-containing protein, translating to MVIFRAVLADITTLDVDAIVNAANDQLAPGGGVCGAIHRAAGPELAEACAALGPCPVGEARVTPGFDLPARLVIHAVGPRWLGGVQGEPELLANAYRSAFRLAQESRVKRIAFPAISAGIFGYPLHPATAIAVRVAHEVAPASGVEEVIFVCFSEDVLAAYRHEGVMA from the coding sequence ATGGTCATCTTCCGCGCCGTCCTCGCCGACATCACTACGCTCGACGTGGACGCCATCGTCAACGCCGCGAACGATCAATTGGCGCCAGGCGGCGGCGTCTGCGGCGCCATTCACCGTGCCGCCGGACCCGAACTCGCCGAGGCGTGCGCGGCGCTGGGCCCCTGCCCCGTCGGCGAGGCACGCGTTACCCCCGGCTTCGACCTGCCGGCGCGGCTCGTGATCCACGCGGTCGGCCCCCGCTGGCTCGGCGGTGTTCAGGGTGAGCCGGAGCTGCTCGCCAATGCCTATCGCTCAGCGTTCCGCCTGGCGCAGGAGAGCAGGGTGAAGCGCATCGCTTTCCCGGCCATCAGCGCGGGCATCTTCGGGTACCCGCTCCATCCCGCCACGGCCATTGCCGTGCGGGTGGCGCATGAAGTGGCGCCGGCGTCAGGGGTAGAAGAAGTCATCTTCGTCTGCTTCAGCGAGGATGTGCTGGCGGCGTATCGGCATGAGGGAGTCATGGCCTAG
- a CDS encoding DUF1801 domain-containing protein — MADNKTTATKLSVTKFIAGIPDENRRAECRTLLKLFKTTTGKPAVMWGPSIIGFGKYHYKYASGREGDWFLAGFSPRKQALTVYLMAGFAGSGPLLKKLGKFKKSGGSCLYIKRLSDIDLEVLQEMIRQSVFAVQERVKAATSH; from the coding sequence ATGGCCGACAACAAGACCACCGCGACCAAGCTCAGCGTCACCAAGTTCATCGCCGGCATCCCGGACGAGAACCGGCGCGCCGAGTGTCGCACCCTCCTCAAGCTGTTCAAGACCACCACCGGCAAACCGGCCGTGATGTGGGGGCCGTCAATCATCGGCTTCGGCAAGTACCACTACAAGTACGCCAGCGGCCGTGAAGGCGACTGGTTTCTCGCGGGGTTCTCGCCGAGGAAGCAGGCCCTGACGGTCTATCTGATGGCCGGCTTCGCCGGATCCGGACCCCTGCTCAAGAAGCTGGGCAAGTTCAAGAAGAGCGGTGGTTCCTGCCTCTACATCAAGCGGTTGTCCGATATCGACCTTGAGGTTCTGCAGGAGATGATCCGGCAATCGGTCTTCGCCGTGCAGGAACGGGTGAAGGCCGCCACCTCCCATTGA
- a CDS encoding energy transducer TonB: MHRLTVLAVALLALACDKGETGIMKLPDGTPPPVDQSRDLPPVALNAQTPVEYPPALFDQGIEGTVILRLYADTAGVLVNDSTRVQESSGFPALDSAAVAAAPNLRFAPARHDGRAVAASFLQPIYFRHPGVGGTTP, encoded by the coding sequence ATGCATCGACTCACCGTGCTGGCCGTTGCGCTGCTCGCCCTCGCCTGTGACAAGGGCGAGACCGGCATCATGAAGCTGCCCGACGGCACGCCCCCGCCTGTCGATCAATCGCGCGACCTCCCGCCGGTGGCGCTGAACGCCCAGACGCCGGTGGAGTACCCCCCGGCGCTCTTCGACCAGGGCATCGAGGGCACCGTGATCCTCCGGCTCTATGCCGACACCGCCGGGGTGCTGGTGAACGACTCCACGCGCGTGCAGGAATCCAGCGGGTTCCCGGCGCTCGATTCCGCCGCCGTGGCCGCCGCGCCCAACCTCCGGTTTGCCCCCGCACGGCACGACGGCCGAGCGGTCGCCGCCTCGTTCCTGCAACCGATCTATTTCCGCCATCCCGGTGTTGGAGGAACCACGCCGTGA
- the holA gene encoding DNA polymerase III subunit delta, which yields MPTHSYGTFTKALDAGKLAPAYYFLGAENVLKDEATTALLDKVLDPGLRDFNLDIRSAQQLEPEDVLSLCTTLPMMADRRVVVVRDVEAWKRKTRGKKAVLQYLEQPIPETVLVLVQGAAGEAKDDKPDTDLAKHTYTVAFAELTVEEATRWVAREARTMGITFAPGAEAHLIKTVGTDLGALRSELQKLYGLASEGPVTLERLGDLVGVRHGETPYDWRNAVMQGDTATALRLTPVVLSQTGVSGVRLAQLLGTALVATAAARAHYDRKVRGRQLNAAVWNLVKSARPAGLGQWGEEVNNFCRWAERWTQPRLRAALKATLDADRASKSTTITGDIGTIQELVLRLRTED from the coding sequence ATGCCTACCCACTCCTACGGCACCTTCACCAAAGCCCTCGACGCGGGGAAACTTGCGCCCGCGTACTACTTCCTGGGCGCCGAGAATGTGCTGAAGGACGAGGCCACCACCGCCCTCCTCGACAAGGTGCTCGACCCCGGGCTCCGCGACTTCAACCTCGACATCCGCTCCGCCCAGCAGCTCGAACCCGAGGACGTGCTCTCCCTCTGCACGACCCTCCCAATGATGGCGGATCGCCGCGTGGTGGTGGTGCGCGACGTCGAGGCGTGGAAGCGAAAGACGCGCGGAAAGAAGGCGGTCCTGCAGTACCTTGAGCAGCCGATTCCCGAGACCGTGCTGGTGCTGGTTCAGGGCGCCGCCGGAGAAGCCAAGGACGACAAGCCCGACACCGACCTCGCCAAGCACACCTACACCGTCGCGTTTGCGGAACTCACCGTCGAGGAGGCCACCCGCTGGGTGGCGCGCGAAGCCAGGACGATGGGCATCACCTTCGCTCCCGGTGCCGAGGCACATCTCATCAAGACTGTCGGTACCGACCTCGGCGCCCTTCGCTCCGAACTCCAGAAGCTCTATGGCCTCGCCAGCGAGGGCCCCGTCACCCTCGAACGTCTCGGCGACCTCGTCGGCGTCCGCCACGGCGAAACCCCCTACGACTGGCGCAACGCTGTCATGCAGGGTGATACCGCGACCGCGCTTCGGCTGACCCCTGTGGTCCTCTCACAGACCGGCGTGTCCGGCGTGCGCCTCGCCCAGCTGCTCGGCACTGCCCTGGTGGCGACCGCGGCCGCGCGCGCGCATTATGACAGGAAGGTTCGGGGCCGGCAGCTCAACGCCGCCGTCTGGAACCTCGTCAAGTCGGCCCGCCCGGCCGGCCTCGGCCAGTGGGGCGAAGAAGTCAACAACTTCTGCCGCTGGGCGGAGCGCTGGACGCAGCCCCGCCTGCGCGCCGCCCTGAAGGCCACGCTTGACGCCGACCGCGCCAGCAAGAGCACCACGATCACCGGCGACATCGGTACGATCCAGGAATTGGTGCTGCGGCTTCGGACTGAGGACTAA
- the mutS gene encoding DNA mismatch repair protein MutS: MAADPLNSPLMLQYREIKSRHQDAILFFRMGDFYEMFFDDAERAAKLLSITLTSRGDGIPLAGVPVKAAAEYLRQLVGAGLRVAICEQVEDPKQAKGIVKREVIETITPGALLEEGWLAGARNNYLVAVGGVAGRAAASAADIVGLAAVDLSTGEFILETMPADGLSEALSRLAPAEVASPADAELELDDSVMRTARERWEFDPALAREEIARRFNLASLDGLGLGPADDPAIGAAGALLRYLSELQPGGLKHLARPTVRRSEGHLWIDEMTRRNLELVEPLRAGARGVTLLETIDATVTPMGARLLRAWLLNPLSDLDRIEERLDAVTVLVDDTRGRSRLREALEGVRDIERLAGRAAAGRATPRELGALRDSFLRLPDVLESLRSLAHRDNSAALAAAESAFDLLADLGQLLAAALEERPPATLAEGGAIRRGYDAELDESRDLRDGGKQYIAGLQQRERERTGIPSLKVGYNKVFGYYLEVTHAHTSRVPADYERRQTLTGAERYVIPELKEYESKVLSAEERMSSREAELVAALRDRVGGDVARIQRTAQLLARLDVWSGLAERAVHGRYVRPVMTSGFGLSLTASRHAVIERMMPREAFMPNDVRFTESERVLLVTGPNMAGKSTILRQIGLCVVLAQMGAFVPADAAEIGIVDRLFTRVGASDNLAQGQSTFMVEMAETSAILHNATSASLVLLDEIGRGTSTYDGVAIAWAVSEHLHDQVGCKTMFATHYHELMQLPERLAHARNLNVAVRETGDTVVFLHRLEAGGTDRSYGVHVAQLAGLPDAVVARARAVLTTLEGTHRVVKGPPPPEPDPTQLPLFVEAAPHPALEALRAMDVSNMTPLEALNRLAELQGKAGRGGSGDVR; the protein is encoded by the coding sequence GTGGCCGCCGATCCGCTGAACTCTCCGCTCATGCTGCAGTACCGCGAAATCAAATCGCGGCACCAGGACGCGATCCTGTTCTTTCGCATGGGCGACTTCTACGAGATGTTCTTTGACGATGCCGAGCGCGCCGCGAAGCTGCTCAGCATCACCCTGACCAGCCGCGGCGACGGGATCCCCCTCGCCGGCGTGCCGGTGAAGGCGGCCGCGGAATACCTGCGGCAACTCGTGGGTGCCGGACTCCGCGTGGCCATCTGCGAACAGGTGGAAGACCCCAAGCAGGCCAAAGGCATCGTCAAGCGAGAGGTGATCGAGACGATCACCCCCGGCGCGCTGCTGGAGGAAGGATGGCTCGCAGGCGCGAGGAACAACTATCTCGTCGCCGTCGGCGGGGTCGCGGGCCGAGCCGCGGCGTCAGCCGCGGACATTGTCGGGCTCGCGGCAGTGGATCTGTCCACGGGAGAATTCATTCTCGAGACGATGCCTGCCGATGGGTTGAGTGAAGCGTTGAGCCGCCTGGCGCCGGCCGAGGTGGCCAGTCCGGCCGATGCCGAACTGGAGCTCGACGACAGCGTGATGCGCACGGCGCGGGAGCGGTGGGAGTTTGATCCCGCGCTGGCCCGCGAGGAAATTGCCCGACGCTTCAACCTCGCCTCGCTCGACGGGCTCGGCCTCGGCCCCGCCGACGATCCCGCCATCGGCGCCGCAGGAGCGTTGCTCCGCTACCTCTCCGAGCTTCAGCCCGGCGGCCTCAAACATCTTGCCCGCCCGACCGTGCGCCGTTCCGAGGGGCACCTCTGGATCGACGAGATGACCCGCCGCAATCTCGAACTGGTGGAGCCGCTCCGCGCCGGAGCGCGTGGCGTCACCCTCCTCGAGACCATCGACGCGACGGTCACCCCGATGGGGGCCCGCCTCCTCCGCGCCTGGCTGCTCAACCCGCTCTCCGACCTGGACCGCATCGAGGAGCGGCTCGACGCCGTCACGGTGCTGGTGGACGACACCCGTGGCCGCTCCCGGCTCCGCGAGGCGCTCGAGGGGGTGCGCGACATCGAGCGGCTGGCCGGACGCGCCGCCGCCGGACGGGCGACGCCGCGCGAACTCGGCGCCCTCCGCGATTCCTTCCTGCGCCTCCCCGACGTGCTCGAAAGCCTCCGGAGCCTCGCGCACCGGGACAACAGCGCCGCCCTGGCTGCCGCCGAGTCGGCGTTCGACCTCCTTGCCGACCTCGGGCAGCTCCTTGCCGCCGCGCTCGAGGAGCGGCCGCCGGCCACCCTCGCCGAAGGGGGCGCCATCCGGCGGGGATACGACGCGGAACTCGACGAGAGCCGCGACCTGCGCGACGGCGGGAAGCAGTACATTGCCGGACTGCAGCAGCGGGAACGGGAGCGTACCGGCATTCCGTCTCTCAAGGTCGGATACAACAAGGTCTTCGGCTATTACCTCGAAGTCACCCACGCGCATACCAGCCGGGTCCCGGCCGACTACGAACGGCGGCAGACCCTCACCGGTGCCGAGCGGTACGTCATTCCGGAGCTGAAGGAATACGAGAGCAAGGTGCTCAGCGCGGAAGAGCGGATGAGTTCGCGCGAGGCGGAGCTCGTGGCGGCGCTGCGCGACCGTGTCGGGGGCGACGTCGCCCGGATCCAGCGCACCGCACAGCTCCTGGCCCGCCTCGACGTCTGGTCGGGACTCGCGGAGCGCGCGGTGCACGGACGCTACGTTCGGCCGGTCATGACCTCCGGCTTCGGGCTGTCGCTGACCGCCAGCCGGCACGCCGTCATCGAACGGATGATGCCGCGCGAGGCGTTCATGCCCAACGACGTGCGCTTCACCGAATCGGAGCGGGTGCTGCTGGTCACGGGCCCCAACATGGCTGGCAAGAGCACCATTCTCCGGCAGATCGGGCTCTGCGTGGTGCTGGCACAGATGGGCGCCTTTGTCCCCGCCGACGCCGCCGAGATCGGGATCGTGGACCGGCTCTTCACGCGGGTGGGCGCCAGCGACAACCTGGCGCAGGGGCAAAGCACCTTCATGGTGGAGATGGCGGAGACCAGCGCCATCCTCCACAACGCCACGAGCGCCTCTCTGGTCCTCCTCGACGAGATCGGCCGCGGCACCAGCACCTACGACGGGGTGGCCATTGCCTGGGCGGTCAGCGAGCACCTGCACGACCAGGTCGGGTGCAAGACGATGTTCGCGACCCACTATCATGAACTGATGCAGCTGCCGGAGCGGCTGGCCCACGCCCGCAACCTCAACGTGGCCGTGCGCGAGACAGGAGACACGGTAGTATTCCTCCATCGCCTGGAAGCCGGCGGCACCGACCGGTCGTATGGCGTGCACGTGGCCCAGCTCGCGGGTCTCCCCGACGCGGTCGTGGCCCGGGCTCGCGCGGTGCTCACCACGCTGGAGGGAACCCACCGCGTCGTGAAGGGACCACCGCCGCCCGAGCCGGACCCGACTCAGTTGCCGCTGTTTGTCGAGGCCGCGCCCCATCCCGCCCTTGAAGCGCTCAGGGCGATGGACGTGTCGAACATGACGCCGCTGGAAGCGTTGAACCGGCTGGCGGAGTTGCAGGGCAAGGCTGGGCGGGGCGGCAGCGGGGACGTCCGGTAA
- a CDS encoding sigma-70 family RNA polymerase sigma factor, translated as MSATALAYVPSFSAQTDTNDLIAAHLAGDERAFTRLVTRYQPRLVNFVTRMIQDRERAEDLVQEAFLRVYRHLNRFDQSRKFSTWVYTIASNLARNELRNRKRSPLVLYQTLESNNPDGAPIEFEDPDNRPDELYHQRHLRELVDAAVDRLGETHREVFVMRELEGKSYEEIAEITRTNLGTVKSRLNRARSAFAEEIQPHLG; from the coding sequence ATGTCTGCCACCGCACTGGCCTACGTTCCCAGCTTCTCTGCCCAGACCGACACCAACGACCTCATCGCCGCCCACCTCGCCGGCGACGAACGGGCCTTCACTCGTCTCGTCACCCGCTACCAGCCGCGGCTCGTCAACTTTGTCACCCGGATGATCCAGGACCGCGAGCGCGCCGAGGACCTGGTCCAGGAGGCGTTCCTCCGCGTCTATCGCCACCTGAACCGTTTCGACCAGAGCCGGAAGTTCTCCACCTGGGTCTACACCATCGCCTCCAACCTGGCGCGGAATGAACTCCGCAACCGGAAGCGGAGCCCGCTGGTGCTCTACCAGACCCTCGAGAGCAACAATCCCGACGGGGCTCCGATCGAGTTCGAGGACCCGGACAATCGGCCCGACGAGCTCTATCACCAGCGCCACCTGCGCGAACTCGTGGACGCCGCCGTGGACCGCCTCGGCGAGACCCACCGGGAGGTGTTCGTCATGCGCGAGTTGGAGGGGAAGAGCTACGAGGAGATCGCCGAGATCACCCGCACCAACCTCGGCACCGTCAAGAGCCGCCTCAACCGAGCCCGGTCGGCGTTTGCGGAGGAAATCCAGCCGCACTTGGGCTAG
- a CDS encoding SPOR domain-containing protein, translating to MKRLIMLTLVLAIASAPAHAQTDARLKTAVQLAAEGLPDSATAIVNGLLAVTPVSDPLYPEILYTQGSIARTTTEMQRAYQKVAVEYPTSPWADDALLRLAQMDFAARNFAGTVRGAEQIRANDPSSTLLPSASYWAARASFELDKPADACAWITRGLTSPSADVEAKNRLEFLQGRCSGQADTSSGPPAPSPAAQPPSGAWGVQVAAVSSQASANSVIADLKAMGMTGTAVKEKGNLYKVRVLGLASREAADAAAAAIKARLGGSPFVLVP from the coding sequence GTGAAACGCCTGATCATGCTGACCCTGGTACTCGCCATCGCAAGCGCACCGGCCCACGCCCAGACCGACGCCCGGCTCAAGACCGCCGTGCAGCTGGCCGCCGAGGGTCTGCCCGACTCCGCCACCGCCATCGTCAACGGACTGCTGGCCGTCACCCCGGTCAGCGATCCGTTGTACCCGGAAATTCTCTACACGCAGGGCTCCATCGCCCGCACCACGACGGAAATGCAGCGCGCCTACCAGAAGGTCGCGGTGGAATATCCCACCAGCCCGTGGGCCGACGACGCGCTCCTCCGCCTCGCGCAGATGGATTTTGCTGCCCGTAACTTTGCCGGCACCGTCCGCGGCGCCGAGCAGATCCGCGCCAACGATCCCTCGAGCACGCTCCTTCCGTCGGCTTCCTACTGGGCCGCCCGCGCCAGCTTCGAGCTCGACAAGCCCGCCGACGCCTGTGCGTGGATTACCCGCGGCCTGACCAGCCCCAGCGCCGATGTCGAAGCGAAGAACCGCCTCGAGTTCCTCCAGGGCCGATGCAGCGGCCAGGCCGACACCAGCTCCGGCCCCCCTGCTCCCAGCCCCGCAGCCCAGCCCCCCTCCGGCGCCTGGGGTGTGCAGGTCGCCGCCGTGTCGTCACAGGCCTCGGCCAACAGCGTCATCGCCGATCTCAAGGCGATGGGCATGACCGGCACGGCCGTCAAGGAGAAGGGCAATCTCTACAAGGTGCGCGTCCTGGGGCTCGCATCCCGCGAGGCCGCCGATGCCGCCGCCGCCGCCATCAAGGCCAGGCTCGGCGGCAGCCCCTTCGTGCTGGTGCCCTAG
- a CDS encoding DUF2779 domain-containing protein: MGSVTLTKTLFQSGLACPKRLWWEVHDPDAPELRPDAQAQWMFRQGQEVTLAARPWVRGARHEVPLQAGPLHARVDLLEPLHDETNALIEVKGSNEIREEHLCDVAFQRHVAALAGVEVTRAEVMHLNRTCQHPDLGSLFVRQDVTSETERLLSEVPNKVERLLTVLDGPLPDDSRNASCGGCPFYDRCWPRERFAVNRFYRMKWGDKLDLERAGATTFVDIPPTTKLNAIQRRQQAAARIGALVVEPTLRGALAEWRKPLVYLDFETVSFAIPRFPATAPWTKIPVQYSAHREEGSGHQHVAFLAQDGADPRRALAESLVAHCVGDGSVVTYHSSFEKSCLKGLAEAVPELADDLMRIHARVVDLEPMVAHHVYHPDFNGSFSLKVVLPTLCPSVTYDGLAIRDGSTAQLEIARMLYGTTPIAPDEEAQLRTDLLAYCERDTWAMVVLHAELQGLAK, translated from the coding sequence GTGGGGTCTGTCACGCTGACAAAGACGCTGTTTCAGAGCGGCCTTGCCTGTCCAAAGCGCCTCTGGTGGGAAGTGCACGACCCAGACGCACCCGAACTGCGTCCCGATGCGCAGGCCCAGTGGATGTTCCGCCAAGGCCAGGAGGTCACCTTGGCCGCCCGGCCTTGGGTGCGCGGGGCTCGGCACGAGGTGCCGCTCCAGGCGGGGCCTCTTCACGCACGTGTCGACCTGCTCGAGCCGCTACACGACGAGACGAACGCGCTCATTGAAGTGAAGGGCAGCAACGAGATCCGAGAGGAGCATCTGTGCGACGTCGCTTTTCAGCGACATGTGGCCGCGCTGGCCGGTGTCGAGGTGACGCGGGCGGAGGTGATGCACCTGAACCGGACCTGCCAGCATCCGGACCTTGGCTCGCTCTTCGTTCGACAGGACGTCACAAGCGAGACCGAGCGATTGTTATCCGAAGTGCCGAACAAGGTCGAACGATTGCTCACGGTCCTTGATGGCCCGCTCCCAGATGATAGCAGGAATGCCTCCTGCGGAGGGTGTCCGTTCTACGATCGCTGCTGGCCTCGGGAACGATTTGCGGTCAACCGGTTCTACCGGATGAAGTGGGGCGACAAGCTCGATCTTGAGCGGGCGGGTGCCACAACTTTCGTGGACATACCGCCGACAACGAAGCTCAACGCCATTCAGCGGCGACAACAGGCAGCGGCACGCATCGGTGCGTTGGTGGTCGAGCCGACGCTACGCGGCGCGCTCGCCGAATGGCGGAAGCCCTTGGTCTACCTCGATTTCGAAACCGTGTCGTTCGCGATTCCTCGCTTCCCGGCTACAGCTCCATGGACGAAGATCCCGGTCCAGTACTCTGCCCACCGAGAAGAGGGAAGCGGTCATCAGCACGTCGCGTTCCTGGCTCAAGACGGCGCCGACCCGCGTCGGGCGCTCGCTGAGTCGCTGGTCGCCCATTGTGTGGGTGATGGCTCCGTGGTGACCTACCATTCCAGTTTCGAAAAATCCTGCCTGAAGGGGTTGGCCGAAGCAGTACCTGAACTCGCCGACGACCTGATGAGAATTCATGCGCGAGTGGTCGACCTGGAGCCCATGGTGGCCCACCACGTGTATCACCCAGACTTCAATGGGTCATTCTCCCTGAAGGTCGTCCTTCCCACGCTCTGCCCCTCTGTCACCTACGACGGGCTCGCGATAAGAGACGGAAGCACCGCACAACTGGAGATTGCTAGAATGCTCTATGGCACCACCCCCATCGCCCCCGACGAGGAGGCACAGCTGCGGACTGACCTTCTTGCCTACTGCGAGCGCGACACCTGGGCCATGGTGGTCCTCCACGCAGAACTTCAAGGACTTGCCAAGTAG